Proteins from one Kiritimatiellia bacterium genomic window:
- the glmS gene encoding glutamine--fructose-6-phosphate transaminase (isomerizing): MCGIVGYVGRRDAVPLLVDGLKRLEYRGYDSAGIAVMSGGRLEIRKCVGRLASLEESLARQPLAGAPGIGHTRWATHGEPSEINSHPHTDSTGRIAVVHNGIIENFESLRQDLEKKGHPFRSETDTEVVPHLIEQELRDGARDLPEAIRRALAKARGAYALGILSLDEPDTIYAARLGSPLIVGVGDDGQFIASDVPAILNQTRKVIYLDDGELAILKAGGVRVMKLDGTEVKPDICEVKLQAEAAERAGFETFMRKEIHEQPRVLRSLLDKHTKGAAAVALQDVGFDDAQWRAVRRIIIISCGTAYYAGSYGRLIIEALTGLPVEIELGSEFRYRDAKLTPDMLVVSVSQSGETADTLASIRKARRAGCKALAICNTPGSSLARESDVVFHTEAGPEIGVASTKAYTAQLMAFALLAIHLGRLRGELTGEQEAELVRDLHAVPDAIHYVLARGEEIRAIAQKHCDGPSALYLGRKFNYPTALEGALKNKEISYQHAEGYAAGEMKHGPIALINEYLPVVCLCTKTRDEVYEKMISNMKEVEARHGRIIGVANNGDDTVLKLAEDIIFVPQVRDEFSPMVNVVALQLLAYFAAQARGTDIDKPRNLAKSVTVE; encoded by the coding sequence ATGTGCGGCATCGTGGGATATGTCGGTCGCCGGGACGCCGTCCCGCTGCTGGTGGACGGCCTGAAGCGCCTCGAGTACCGGGGCTACGACTCCGCCGGCATCGCGGTGATGAGCGGGGGCCGGCTGGAGATCCGCAAGTGCGTGGGCCGTCTTGCCTCGCTCGAGGAGAGCCTGGCCCGGCAGCCCCTCGCCGGTGCCCCCGGCATCGGCCACACGCGCTGGGCCACGCACGGCGAGCCCTCCGAGATCAACTCCCATCCCCACACCGATTCCACCGGCCGGATCGCCGTCGTCCACAACGGCATCATCGAGAACTTCGAGTCGCTGCGCCAGGACCTGGAGAAGAAGGGGCACCCCTTCCGCTCCGAGACGGACACGGAGGTCGTCCCTCACCTGATCGAGCAGGAGTTGAGGGACGGGGCGCGCGACCTGCCCGAGGCGATCCGCCGCGCGCTGGCCAAGGCGCGCGGCGCGTACGCGCTGGGCATCCTCTCGCTCGACGAACCGGACACGATCTACGCCGCCCGCCTCGGCAGCCCGCTGATCGTCGGCGTGGGCGACGACGGGCAGTTCATCGCCAGCGACGTGCCCGCGATTCTCAACCAGACCCGCAAGGTCATCTACCTCGACGACGGCGAGTTGGCCATCCTGAAGGCCGGCGGCGTGCGCGTGATGAAGCTCGACGGCACGGAGGTCAAGCCCGACATCTGCGAGGTCAAGCTCCAGGCCGAGGCCGCCGAGCGGGCCGGGTTCGAGACCTTCATGCGCAAGGAGATCCACGAGCAGCCCCGCGTCCTGCGCTCGCTGCTGGACAAGCACACGAAGGGCGCCGCGGCGGTCGCCCTCCAGGACGTCGGCTTCGATGACGCGCAGTGGAGGGCCGTCCGGCGCATCATCATCATCAGTTGCGGCACGGCCTACTACGCCGGCAGCTACGGACGGCTCATCATCGAGGCGCTGACCGGCCTGCCGGTGGAGATCGAGCTCGGTAGCGAGTTCCGCTACCGGGACGCCAAGCTCACGCCCGACATGCTCGTCGTGTCCGTGTCGCAGTCCGGCGAGACGGCCGACACGCTGGCCTCGATCCGCAAGGCGCGCCGGGCGGGTTGCAAGGCGCTGGCCATCTGCAACACGCCGGGCAGCAGCCTGGCGCGCGAAAGCGACGTCGTCTTCCACACGGAGGCCGGCCCCGAGATCGGCGTGGCCTCGACCAAGGCCTACACGGCCCAGCTCATGGCCTTCGCGCTGCTCGCGATCCATCTCGGCCGCCTGCGCGGCGAGCTGACGGGGGAGCAGGAGGCCGAACTCGTGCGCGACCTGCACGCCGTGCCCGACGCGATCCACTACGTCCTCGCGCGCGGCGAGGAGATCCGCGCGATCGCCCAGAAACACTGCGACGGGCCCAGCGCCCTGTACCTGGGCCGGAAGTTCAATTACCCGACGGCGCTTGAAGGCGCCCTGAAAAACAAGGAGATCTCCTACCAGCACGCCGAGGGCTACGCCGCGGGCGAGATGAAGCACGGCCCGATCGCCCTGATCAACGAGTACCTGCCCGTCGTGTGCCTCTGCACGAAGACCCGCGACGAGGTCTACGAGAAGATGATCTCCAACATGAAGGAGGTCGAGGCGCGGCACGGCCGGATCATCGGCGTCGCCAACAACGGCGACGACACCGTCCTGAAGCTGGCCGAGGACATCATCTTCGTGCCGCAGGTCCGGGACGAGTTCTCGCCGATGGTCAACGTCGTCGCCCTGCAGTTGCTCGCCTACTTCGCCGCCCAGGCGCGCGGCACGGACATCGACAAGCCCCGCAACCTCGCCAAGAGCGTGACGGTGGAGTGA